The proteins below are encoded in one region of Nitrosomonas ureae:
- the ribH gene encoding 6,7-dimethyl-8-ribityllumazine synthase, with the protein MPYYDDILEFEPNLDGSDLRVGIVMSRFNIDIGEGLLSACTAELKKNGMQDSNILIVTVPGALEIPLTIKRMAMSDQFDALIALGAVIRGDTYHFEIVANESARGLLMVQLEAEIPIANGILTTDNEDQAISRMSAKGMEAAQVALEVANLHIKIDEVDI; encoded by the coding sequence ATGCCGTATTATGACGATATTCTTGAATTTGAACCGAATCTGGATGGATCGGATTTACGTGTTGGTATTGTCATGAGCCGCTTTAATATTGATATTGGTGAAGGACTCCTAAGTGCTTGTACCGCAGAGCTCAAAAAAAATGGCATGCAGGATTCAAATATTCTCATCGTAACCGTGCCAGGTGCATTGGAAATTCCGCTCACGATCAAAAGAATGGCCATGTCCGATCAGTTTGATGCGTTGATTGCACTGGGCGCCGTGATACGCGGCGATACGTATCATTTCGAAATAGTTGCCAATGAATCCGCACGTGGTTTGCTCATGGTGCAGCTTGAAGCTGAGATCCCTATCGCCAATGGCATATTGACGACCGATAATGAAGATCAGGCAATTTCCCGGATGAGCGCTAAAGGTATGGAAGCCGCCCAGGTTGCACTGGAAGTGGCCAATTTACATATCAAAATTGATGAAGTCGATATATGA
- the ribBA gene encoding bifunctional 3,4-dihydroxy-2-butanone-4-phosphate synthase/GTP cyclohydrolase II, with the protein MSISAIQEIIADLKSGKMVILIDEEDRENEGDLVLAADFVTPEAINFMATYGRGLICLTLTEEKCHQLDLPLMVSSNRAALGTNFTLSIEAASGVTTGISAADRARTIQVAVRKDAKPEDIVQPGHIFPLMAQKGGVLMRAGHTEAGCDLARMADLSAASVICEILKEDGDMARLPDLLAFAHKHQLKIGAIADLIQYRNQTESLVTRVAERVIQTLHGEFQLAAYRDEITHMTHLALVKGQINPATETLVRVHEPLSVIDLLDIHDSTHSWSIHAAMKLIAEEGHGVIVLLHRKESSTRLIERIQSQEPYFSNPIKTDLRDHGIGAQILKDLNVGKMRLMAARRKMPSVTGFGLEVTSYVETHKQ; encoded by the coding sequence ATGAGCATCAGTGCGATTCAGGAGATCATTGCCGATCTAAAGTCGGGTAAAATGGTTATCCTGATTGATGAGGAAGACCGAGAGAATGAAGGTGATCTGGTTCTCGCAGCGGATTTTGTTACACCGGAAGCCATCAATTTTATGGCTACCTATGGTCGCGGATTGATATGTTTGACCTTAACCGAGGAGAAATGCCATCAACTGGATCTCCCTTTGATGGTATCTTCTAATCGTGCGGCGCTGGGTACGAATTTTACACTTTCTATCGAAGCGGCTAGTGGCGTCACAACGGGCATTTCGGCGGCGGATCGTGCACGCACTATCCAAGTCGCTGTTAGGAAAGATGCAAAGCCAGAGGATATTGTGCAACCAGGGCATATTTTTCCGTTGATGGCCCAGAAGGGTGGGGTGCTGATGCGTGCCGGACACACCGAGGCGGGTTGTGATTTAGCCAGGATGGCGGATTTAAGCGCGGCTTCGGTAATCTGCGAAATTCTGAAAGAAGATGGCGATATGGCGCGATTACCCGATCTCTTGGCATTTGCGCATAAGCATCAGCTTAAAATTGGCGCGATCGCGGATTTAATTCAATACCGTAATCAGACAGAAAGCCTGGTTACTCGAGTAGCTGAGCGAGTCATCCAAACTTTGCATGGCGAATTTCAGCTAGCAGCCTACCGTGATGAGATAACGCATATGACCCATTTGGCATTGGTCAAAGGCCAAATAAATCCCGCAACCGAAACATTGGTGCGCGTGCATGAGCCATTATCGGTCATTGATTTGTTGGATATTCATGACAGCACGCATTCCTGGAGCATCCATGCGGCGATGAAATTGATTGCTGAAGAAGGGCATGGTGTTATCGTACTATTGCATCGCAAAGAAAGCTCGACCAGACTGATCGAACGTATTCAATCACAGGAACCTTATTTTTCCAACCCGATTAAGACAGATTTGCGCGATCATGGCATTGGAGCTCAAATTCTCAAAGATCTCAACGTAGGAAAAATGCGCTTAATGGCAGCTCGAAGAAAAATGCCCAGCGTGACAGGGTTTGGATTGGAAGTGACGAGTTACGTTGAGACGCACAAACAATAA
- a CDS encoding riboflavin synthase: MFTGIIQAVGEIIQTRPIIDHGNNGLSLCISTGELDLSDVKIGDSIAVNGVCLTVTSLIIGKFTVDVSQETLSCTEGLNQTGMRVNLEKALRLSDRLGGHLVSGHVDAIGLVVKFEPVGESYELIIRAPDSILRYLTHKGSITVNGVSLTVNQVEGNEFSINLIPHTLAMTTLRELAPEMRVNLETDMLARYVAKLLSI; the protein is encoded by the coding sequence ATGTTTACCGGAATCATACAAGCGGTGGGTGAAATAATTCAAACCCGACCTATTATTGATCATGGCAATAATGGTTTATCCCTGTGTATCTCTACCGGAGAGCTTGATCTGAGTGATGTTAAGATCGGTGATAGCATTGCTGTGAACGGTGTTTGTCTCACGGTTACTTCATTGATCATTGGTAAATTTACCGTGGATGTTTCGCAAGAAACGTTAAGCTGCACTGAAGGGCTTAATCAGACCGGCATGCGCGTCAATTTGGAGAAGGCTTTACGCTTGTCAGACCGATTGGGTGGCCACCTGGTTAGCGGTCATGTGGATGCGATTGGTCTCGTAGTTAAATTTGAACCCGTAGGAGAGAGTTATGAATTGATTATTCGGGCGCCGGATTCAATACTGCGATATCTGACACATAAAGGTTCGATTACAGTAAATGGTGTTAGCCTGACGGTTAATCAGGTTGAAGGAAATGAATTTTCTATCAATCTTATTCCGCATACTTTAGCGATGACCACTTTAAGAGAGCTTGCGCCGGAAATGCGTGTCAACCTGGAAACTGATATGTTGGCACGCTATGTAGCAAAGTTGTTAAGCATTTAA
- a CDS encoding amylosucrase, producing MYEQISHSLLNDILVELRQKSKPQNLQLFYTRLGANFYAIYSLFHTLYGNRPDFKEHMRNLVETLMRQYVNRPSHLRKTDLEREKDHNWFLSQKWVGMALYCDGYADNLKGMLSRLNYLQELGVNLVHIMPICDCPQGKSDGGYAVRDYRKIDSRFGTFKDFDKLVASMKKRDMLLVLDVVVNHTSDQHEWAEKAREGDKTYQDYYFIFDDRSIPDIYEESMPEVFPETAPGNFTWDEKMDKWAMTVFNHYQWDLNYQNPAVLIEMLDIILFWANHGADILRLDAVAFLWKKIGSSCQNEREAHLILQLMKDCCQVTAPGVLFIAEAIVSPTEIIKYFGEDAINAKECEIAYNATYMALLWDAVATKKAILLNIGIQNIPQKLERATWLNYARSHDDIGLGFSDADIVSAGYEPLSHRRFLIDYFTGNFEGSLAAGLAFGRNLETGDARISGSLASLAGLKHALANNDANATNTAIKIILLLHGMILSFGGIPMLYYGDAIGTLNDDSYLDDESKSTDNRWAHRPKMDWNRAMLRTQPGTVEYSIFCAVKKMIAVRKEIPAFADRNNRELLNVDNPHLFVFSRFDQINNSPRVLVVGNFDDEPQPLKLPPLQHMGFFQYELIRDLLSGETLHVADESLICPARSFYWLQV from the coding sequence ATGTATGAACAGATTTCACATTCATTGCTAAATGATATTTTGGTTGAATTGAGGCAAAAATCAAAGCCTCAGAATCTGCAACTTTTTTATACGCGCCTAGGTGCGAATTTCTATGCGATTTACTCTCTATTTCATACGCTTTACGGGAATCGCCCGGATTTCAAAGAGCATATGCGAAATCTGGTGGAAACGCTTATGCGCCAATACGTCAATCGGCCAAGCCATTTAAGGAAAACGGATCTGGAACGGGAAAAGGATCATAACTGGTTTCTAAGCCAGAAATGGGTGGGTATGGCACTGTATTGCGATGGATACGCCGACAATCTGAAGGGTATGCTCTCAAGATTAAATTACCTGCAGGAGCTGGGCGTTAATTTGGTGCATATCATGCCTATTTGTGATTGCCCTCAAGGCAAGAGCGATGGTGGCTATGCCGTAAGAGATTATCGCAAGATCGATAGTCGATTCGGCACCTTTAAGGATTTTGATAAATTGGTCGCCAGCATGAAAAAGCGCGATATGTTGCTAGTGCTGGATGTGGTGGTGAATCATACTTCCGATCAGCATGAATGGGCCGAAAAAGCGCGCGAAGGTGATAAGACCTATCAGGATTACTACTTTATCTTTGACGATCGGTCGATTCCGGATATCTATGAAGAGTCAATGCCGGAAGTGTTCCCGGAAACCGCACCAGGTAACTTCACTTGGGATGAAAAGATGGATAAATGGGCAATGACTGTATTTAACCACTATCAGTGGGATTTAAATTATCAGAATCCGGCAGTGCTGATAGAAATGCTCGACATTATTTTGTTTTGGGCCAATCATGGTGCCGATATTCTCCGGCTGGATGCAGTAGCATTTCTATGGAAAAAAATAGGCAGCTCCTGCCAGAATGAGCGTGAAGCGCATCTGATCCTTCAACTCATGAAAGATTGTTGTCAAGTTACTGCCCCAGGCGTGTTGTTTATTGCGGAAGCCATAGTCTCACCTACCGAGATTATTAAGTATTTCGGTGAGGATGCTATCAATGCGAAAGAGTGCGAGATTGCCTACAATGCAACTTATATGGCGTTGTTGTGGGACGCCGTTGCGACAAAAAAAGCCATACTGCTCAATATCGGTATACAGAATATTCCTCAGAAATTGGAACGAGCCACTTGGCTCAATTACGCACGTAGCCATGATGATATTGGTTTGGGATTCAGCGATGCGGATATTGTCTCTGCCGGATACGAGCCGTTATCGCATAGACGTTTCTTAATTGATTATTTTACTGGGAATTTTGAAGGATCACTGGCAGCCGGACTCGCTTTTGGGAGAAATTTGGAGACGGGCGATGCGCGTATTTCAGGATCGCTGGCTTCGCTCGCGGGACTTAAGCACGCGCTGGCGAATAATGACGCTAATGCCACGAATACGGCTATTAAAATTATTCTCCTGTTACATGGAATGATTCTTTCTTTTGGCGGAATTCCGATGCTTTATTATGGAGATGCTATCGGAACGCTCAATGATGATTCCTATCTTGATGATGAATCAAAGAGTACAGATAACCGTTGGGCGCATCGTCCCAAAATGGACTGGAACAGGGCAATGCTAAGGACCCAACCGGGAACGGTCGAATACAGCATTTTTTGCGCGGTGAAGAAAATGATTGCTGTGCGCAAGGAGATACCAGCTTTTGCAGATAGAAACAATCGAGAATTATTGAATGTGGACAATCCCCATCTTTTTGTATTTTCGCGATTTGATCAAATTAATAATAGTCCGCGAGTCCTGGTGGTTGGAAATTTTGATGATGAACCGCAACCCCTGAAGCTTCCTCCACTTCAACACATGGGTTTCTTTCAGTACGAGTTAATCAGAGATTTATTGAGCGGAGAAACCTTGCATGTAGCAGATGAGAGCTTAATCTGCCCTGCACGGTCTTTTTATTGGCTGCAGGTCTAA
- a CDS encoding carbohydrate kinase family protein: MTFIRSEKIILFGEVLADIFDDRRVFGGAPFNVARHLKAFGLHPVLISRIGNDELGRELLARIKDAGMDDYGIQLDDLHPTGQVMVHLEERGHRFEILPEQAYDFIHAGMSHSIALAVRPQLIYFGTLAQRKAISAHALVTLLLSNQGKVPCLLDINLRKPWYDLHTIEHSLIHANLIKINQEELDVLALLFRLTGVSRVQKAAALLKQFDLDSMLITCGEEGAWQLDKDGKVSTINGLISSRPVMDTVGAGDGFAAVYILGLLRKWPIMLTLSRANAFAAALCEIRGAIPDSSDFYGPFIADWNR; this comes from the coding sequence ATGACCTTTATCAGATCGGAAAAAATAATATTATTCGGGGAAGTTCTGGCAGACATATTCGATGACCGAAGAGTGTTTGGTGGTGCTCCGTTTAATGTTGCGCGTCACTTGAAAGCATTTGGCCTGCATCCGGTATTAATATCGCGTATCGGAAATGACGAACTAGGCCGCGAACTGCTCGCTCGGATCAAAGATGCGGGGATGGATGATTACGGGATACAGCTTGATGATTTACACCCGACTGGCCAAGTCATGGTTCACTTGGAAGAGCGTGGGCATCGTTTTGAAATTTTGCCAGAACAGGCCTATGACTTTATCCATGCAGGTATGTCGCATAGCATTGCTCTAGCCGTGCGCCCGCAATTAATTTACTTTGGTACCTTGGCGCAGCGCAAAGCAATATCCGCTCATGCTCTGGTAACATTGCTTCTCAGTAACCAAGGCAAGGTACCATGCTTACTGGATATCAATTTACGTAAGCCTTGGTATGACCTGCACACTATAGAGCATTCTTTGATACATGCAAATCTGATTAAAATAAATCAGGAAGAACTGGATGTATTGGCGCTACTTTTTCGGCTAACCGGTGTAAGCCGAGTACAAAAAGCAGCGGCGCTGCTCAAGCAGTTTGACTTGGATAGCATGCTGATCACGTGTGGCGAAGAAGGCGCTTGGCAGCTCGATAAAGATGGCAAAGTGAGCACTATAAACGGATTGATATCTTCACGTCCTGTGATGGATACCGTCGGTGCCGGGGATGGTTTTGCTGCTGTGTATATCCTTGGGCTTTTGCGCAAATGGCCTATTATGCTTACCTTATCGCGCGCTAATGCCTTTGCTGCAGCTTTGTGCGAAATACGAGGAGCTATTCCTGATTCTTCTGATTTTTATGGACCGTTTATTGCGGATTGGAACCGATAA
- a CDS encoding HlyC/CorC family transporter codes for MPLHIMLITLVILLIVSGFFSLSETSMMAINRYRLRHLAKQGHRGARLTVKLLEKTDRLLGVILLGNNLLNTASATLVAVIIATLFVQDEFALFMGTIAVTFAILVFSEITPKVIAAAYPERIALAASYVLTPLLIICYPIVWFVNLFVSGLLILFRLKPQSTELEQKISTEELRMLVLEGGHFIQNKHQNMLLNLFDLEQITVDDVIVPRNQIEAIDLNADDELIHAQLLTCHHTRLPIYRERMDNIVGLVHVRKVLNQMQGGRITASTLEKVMRKPYFIPSGTSLFSQLQLFQENQKRVGLVVDEYGEWIGLITLEDIIEEIIGEFTTQAPTQTSIFLKQEDGSIIVEGRTLLRELNRKLDFQFPLDGPKTLNGLILEYFEDIPEAGTGLNIAGYPMEVIQTKNRIVKTVKIFPASAEVEAKHSE; via the coding sequence ATGCCATTGCACATCATGTTGATTACATTGGTAATCCTGTTGATTGTGTCAGGTTTTTTCTCGTTATCCGAAACCAGTATGATGGCAATTAACCGCTATCGATTAAGACATCTTGCCAAGCAAGGTCATCGTGGCGCCAGATTAACGGTAAAATTACTTGAAAAAACGGATCGGCTATTGGGTGTCATATTGCTCGGAAATAACTTACTCAATACCGCTTCTGCCACGCTGGTGGCGGTTATTATTGCTACACTCTTTGTGCAAGATGAGTTTGCGCTGTTTATGGGAACAATAGCAGTAACCTTTGCCATTCTCGTATTTAGCGAAATTACTCCCAAAGTGATTGCTGCTGCTTATCCCGAGCGTATCGCTTTAGCAGCAAGTTATGTGTTGACGCCTCTGCTGATTATTTGTTACCCCATTGTGTGGTTTGTCAATTTGTTTGTCAGCGGATTATTAATCCTGTTTCGGTTGAAGCCTCAAAGTACAGAGCTGGAGCAAAAAATAAGCACGGAAGAGCTTAGGATGCTGGTGTTGGAGGGAGGACATTTTATACAGAATAAACACCAAAACATGTTGTTGAATCTATTTGATCTTGAACAAATTACAGTTGATGATGTCATTGTGCCACGTAACCAAATTGAGGCGATTGATCTAAATGCGGATGATGAGCTTATTCATGCGCAATTGTTAACATGTCATCATACACGCCTGCCAATTTACCGCGAGCGCATGGATAATATTGTGGGTCTTGTGCATGTGCGCAAGGTATTGAATCAAATGCAAGGCGGCAGAATCACAGCTTCCACTTTGGAAAAAGTGATGCGCAAACCTTATTTTATTCCTTCGGGTACTTCATTATTTTCACAACTACAGCTATTTCAGGAAAACCAGAAAAGAGTGGGATTAGTCGTTGATGAATATGGAGAATGGATAGGGTTGATCACATTGGAAGATATCATTGAAGAAATTATTGGTGAATTTACGACGCAAGCGCCCACCCAAACCAGTATTTTTCTGAAGCAGGAAGATGGCAGTATTATTGTCGAAGGAAGAACATTATTGCGTGAATTGAATCGCAAGCTTGATTTTCAGTTTCCGCTAGATGGACCGAAAACTCTCAATGGATTAATTTTAGAATATTTTGAAGATATACCCGAAGCAGGGACGGGTCTCAATATTGCTGGTTATCCAATGGAGGTTATTCAAACTAAAAATAGAATTGTAAAAACTGTTAAAATTTTTCCAGCTTCTGCTGAAGTTGAAGCAAAACATTCTGAGTGA